Proteins from a single region of Bactrocera neohumeralis isolate Rockhampton unplaced genomic scaffold, APGP_CSIRO_Bneo_wtdbg2-racon-allhic-juicebox.fasta_v2 cluster10, whole genome shotgun sequence:
- the LOC126765271 gene encoding uncharacterized protein LOC126765271 — translation MKRIDHADFFIYTRMTPQVYGLLLTLVEPFLKKNSLREPVQPECRLALTLQYLSQGTSFQSLAWSFQLGKETVRRIVLETAEVLWTKLGAVYVSEPNEEDFKQISQDFWELWNMPNCVGSINGKHIAIRCPPKSGSQFFCYKNFFSIVSLAVCDARYRFTYIDIGAYGSQSDGGIFQVSRLGKRLLDHKLPIPPAKNLPNTQLKTPHFFVGDAAFPLGTNLMRPYPGGMLPNEKEVFNKRLSRARRTIENSFGILVARWRVLLTTLHVFPENAEKIVLACVALHNFVMFNNVNASSYIASNYADWEDSNGDFHDGLWRREVESNIPSIMQSSNLHHYGGRSSLEIRNNLCSFFNTF, via the exons ATGAAGAGGATTGACCAcgctgatttttttatatacacgcgAATGACGCCACAAGTATATGGGCTTTTGCTTACTCTTGTTGAgccctttttaaaaaagaattcgTTGAGGGAGCCTGTGCAACCGGAATGTCGATTAGCTTTGACATTACA ATATTTGTCACAAGGAACTTCGTTTCAATCGTTGGCATGGTCATTTCAACTGGGGAAGGAAACGGTTAGGCGCATTGTTCTGGAGACAGCTGAAGTCCTTTGGACAAAGTTAGGCGCTGTTTACGTATCTGAGCCTAATGAAGAAGATTTCAAGCAAATTTCTCAAGACTTCTGGGAACTGTGGAATATGCCCAACTGTGTTGGATCTATTAATGGGAAGCATATCGCTATTCGATGCCCACCTAAAAGCGGTAGTCAATTTTTCtgctacaaaaattttttttctattgtatCGTTAGCAGTGTGTGATGCCCGATATCGGTTTACCTATATAGATATTGGTGCATATGGAAGTCAGAGTGATGGTG GTATTTTTCAAGTGAGTCGATTGGGAAAGAGGTTATTAGATCATAAACTTCCCATCCCTCCAGCGAAAAACTTACCAAATACGCAACTGAAAACTCCACACTTCTTCGTTGGTGATGCTGCCTTTCCTTTAGGGACAAATTTAATGCGCCCATACCCTGGGGGAATGCTACCAAATGAAAAAGAGGTGTTTAATAAAAGGTTATCAAGAGCTCGTCGTACAATTGAAAACTCTTTTGGAATACTAGTAGCGCGTTGGCGAGTTTTACTAACAACATTACATGTATTTCctgaaaatgcagaaaaaattgttttagcgTGCGTTGCCTTACATAATTTTGTTATGTTTAACAACGTTAATGCATCTTCGTATATTGCAAGCAACTATGCTGATTGGGAGGACTCTAATGGTGATTTTCATGACGGTTTATGGCGTAGAGAAGTTGAAAGTAATATCCCATCGATTATGCAATCTTCCAATTTGCATCATTACGGTGGAAGAAGTTCTTTGGAAATTAGAAATAACTTATGCagtttttttaacactttttaa